A single window of Candidatus Rhabdochlamydia oedothoracis DNA harbors:
- a CDS encoding IS30 family transposase: MSGWLKRHGKEHVSHETIYNHIWKDKRQGGQLYRELRHRGKKYNKQRKGTSGIGNIPGRIDIKQRPCVVEKKARLGDWELDTVIGAGHKGVIVSMVERTSKLN, encoded by the coding sequence ATATCCGGATGGCTTAAAAGACATGGTAAAGAACATGTTAGTCATGAGACCATCTATAATCATATCTGGAAAGATAAACGACAGGGAGGACAGCTTTATAGAGAGCTCCGTCATCGAGGGAAAAAATATAACAAGCAGAGAAAGGGAACTTCTGGAATAGGGAACATCCCTGGTCGTATAGATATTAAGCAACGGCCTTGTGTTGTAGAAAAAAAGGCTCGTTTAGGAGACTGGGAACTAGATACAGTCATAGGGGCAGGACATAAAGGCGTAATTGTATCAATGGTAGAAAGAACTTCCAAGCTAAATTAA
- a CDS encoding 3'-5' exonuclease, whose product MLGIFLDTETNGLNPQKHKIIEIAFQIMNLTTGTYKDSFESVIGISLEDWQKSDLKSLEVNGFNWQMVRQGLPSQLVAQQIQDCFAKNQITRGKAVFICQNPSFDRAFFSYLIDPELQEALLFPYHWLDLASMYWVEAIRQAKMGLKLFPWETGCSKDAIAKAYSLRGEQHPHRAMNGVLHLLLCYKSIVGFPKYIV is encoded by the coding sequence GTGTTAGGAATTTTTTTAGACACAGAAACCAATGGTTTAAACCCACAAAAACATAAAATCATAGAAATTGCTTTTCAAATAATGAACCTTACAACAGGTACTTACAAAGATTCTTTTGAGTCAGTAATTGGCATCAGCCTAGAAGATTGGCAAAAAAGTGATCTTAAAAGTCTAGAAGTTAATGGGTTCAATTGGCAAATGGTGCGTCAAGGGTTACCTTCTCAATTAGTGGCTCAACAAATACAAGATTGCTTTGCTAAAAACCAAATCACCCGAGGCAAAGCTGTTTTTATTTGTCAAAATCCCTCTTTTGACCGAGCTTTTTTTTCTTATCTCATCGATCCTGAATTACAAGAAGCTCTCCTCTTTCCTTATCACTGGTTAGATCTGGCTTCCATGTATTGGGTAGAAGCAATACGCCAGGCAAAAATGGGTCTAAAGCTTTTTCCCTGGGAAACAGGTTGCTCTAAGGATGCTATTGCAAAGGCGTATTCTCTCAGAGGTGAACAGCACCCGCATCGAGCTATGAATGGTGTTCTACACCTTCTATTATGCTATAAATCAATTGTAGGCTTTCCCAAGTACATAGTTTAA
- the nusB gene encoding transcription antitermination factor NusB — protein sequence MISPHKFREVVFQLLYSADFSQCPMEDIMPMVMEKVTVTKKVVREAYAMQQLITAREEEIDAMIKKHAQNYQVNRIPKVEHNVLRLGIYELLYCPDQPFKITISEAIRLSRKFATKESANFINAVLDSVYQSIEPC from the coding sequence ATGATTTCTCCGCATAAGTTTCGAGAAGTTGTATTTCAACTCCTTTATAGTGCTGATTTTAGTCAATGTCCAATGGAAGATATAATGCCTATGGTTATGGAAAAAGTTACTGTTACAAAAAAAGTGGTTCGTGAAGCATATGCTATGCAGCAGCTAATTACCGCTCGAGAAGAGGAGATAGATGCTATGATAAAAAAGCATGCACAGAATTATCAGGTAAATCGTATACCTAAGGTTGAACATAATGTTTTGCGTCTAGGTATTTACGAATTGCTTTATTGCCCAGATCAGCCTTTTAAAATAACCATTTCCGAAGCCATTCGCTTATCTCGTAAATTTGCTACAAAAGAATCAGCTAATTTTATCAATGCTGTTTTAGATAGCGTCTATCAATCTATAGAACCATGTTAG
- the murB gene encoding UDP-N-acetylmuramate dehydrogenase: MLVFQSGKLLKDYTTIQIGGPADEFIAIDSIEGMQEVLHYCFTCNRDFFILGKGSNCLFHDDGFKGLVILNKVAFCSFEQEVVSVGAGYSFSYLGTQTAKRSLSGLEFASGIPGSVGGAIYMNAGASSFETADCLQEVTFIGQSGKIEVLSRDQMDFSYRFSSFQNRKGAIVAARFKLTKTEDVKKKQLDLIGYRIKTQPYKDLSAGCIFRNPDKLSAGALIEKCDLKGACIGDAEVSLMHANFIINKKKATASQVCTLIQLVQRTVKEKEGVDLKMEILCIPYCLDVSR, translated from the coding sequence ATGTTAGTATTTCAATCCGGGAAATTATTAAAAGATTATACAACCATCCAAATAGGCGGCCCAGCAGATGAGTTTATTGCAATAGATTCTATAGAAGGGATGCAAGAGGTTTTGCATTATTGTTTTACATGCAACCGAGATTTTTTCATTTTAGGTAAAGGCTCAAATTGTCTATTTCACGATGATGGATTTAAAGGACTTGTTATTTTAAATAAAGTTGCTTTTTGCTCATTTGAACAAGAGGTTGTATCTGTGGGTGCAGGCTATAGTTTTTCTTATTTAGGAACTCAAACAGCAAAAAGGAGTTTATCCGGCTTAGAATTTGCTTCAGGAATTCCAGGCTCTGTTGGAGGAGCAATTTACATGAATGCAGGAGCCTCTTCTTTTGAAACAGCAGATTGTTTGCAAGAGGTTACATTTATTGGACAAAGCGGTAAAATAGAGGTTTTGTCCCGTGACCAGATGGACTTTTCCTATCGATTTTCTTCTTTTCAAAACCGCAAAGGAGCAATTGTAGCAGCAAGGTTTAAGCTAACTAAAACAGAAGATGTAAAGAAAAAACAGCTTGATCTGATAGGTTATCGAATCAAAACACAGCCTTATAAAGATTTATCAGCGGGGTGCATATTTCGTAACCCTGATAAGTTATCGGCAGGGGCTCTTATTGAAAAATGCGACCTTAAAGGCGCTTGTATAGGAGATGCAGAGGTTTCCTTAATGCATGCAAACTTTATCATTAATAAAAAAAAAGCAACCGCTAGTCAAGTCTGTACATTAATACAACTTGTCCAACGGACAGTAAAAGAAAAAGAGGGGGTTGATCTAAAGATGGAAATTCTTTGTATCCCATATTGCTTAGATGTTTCGCGCTGA